In Patescibacteria group bacterium, a single genomic region encodes these proteins:
- a CDS encoding HAMP domain-containing histidine kinase, producing MFNLKEFFVKNKEVSQLVYGILLIILVIFFISFNSFSIIKKYKTGLNESLNHQAYFYAKSIYTLMKPNLDDTATLQKQIDSLLDKNSEVVNFSILKEDAGGFETVASTDKDLIGKKNSFYLYKFAWQQPDYQGVATDSFSASLANNNEDRNFIENIKTDGTNWFVALPMYDEAGVKKAILSVVISSRFEDGITSKNKINSLVVTLISIVVVIMFLSLVLRIWDYAFLYKKVKEVDEMKDEFISMASHELRTPVTGIKGYSSMIMDGSLGVVNKQIKDGATIINAAANRLSVLVDDLLNVSRIEQGRMQIALKPMNIYQTINEVVQELKVQADQKKLELIYAPTPIDLPLVAVDGDHLKQVLINLIGNSIKYTETGKVEVLIETVDKKLAIKIKDTGLGMSSEARAKLFQKFYRVQTAKTKNITGTGLGLWITKQIVELMNGSIEVESIEGTGSQFTVKFPILGLGQGR from the coding sequence ATGTTTAATTTAAAAGAATTTTTTGTAAAAAATAAGGAAGTTTCTCAATTGGTTTATGGTATTTTATTGATTATTTTGGTTATCTTTTTTATTTCGTTTAATTCCTTTAGTATTATAAAAAAATATAAAACTGGTTTAAACGAATCTTTAAATCATCAGGCTTATTTCTATGCGAAGTCGATTTATACCCTAATGAAACCAAATTTGGATGACACGGCGACCTTGCAAAAACAAATTGATTCTTTGTTGGATAAAAATTCAGAGGTAGTTAATTTTTCGATTTTAAAAGAAGATGCTGGCGGCTTTGAGACGGTTGCTTCAACTGATAAAGACTTAATTGGAAAGAAAAATTCTTTTTATCTTTATAAGTTCGCCTGGCAACAACCCGACTATCAAGGCGTAGCTACTGATTCTTTCTCGGCTAGCCTGGCGAATAATAATGAAGACCGAAATTTTATTGAAAATATAAAAACCGATGGCACGAACTGGTTTGTGGCCTTGCCGATGTATGATGAGGCGGGAGTGAAAAAGGCGATTTTGTCAGTAGTTATTTCTTCGCGTTTTGAGGATGGTATTACTAGTAAGAATAAAATAAACTCCCTGGTTGTAACCTTGATTAGTATTGTGGTGGTGATTATGTTTTTATCTCTCGTGCTCAGAATCTGGGATTACGCCTTTTTATATAAAAAGGTAAAAGAAGTGGATGAGATGAAAGATGAGTTTATTTCAATGGCATCGCATGAGTTGCGTACGCCGGTAACTGGCATCAAGGGTTATTCATCGATGATAATGGATGGTAGTCTAGGGGTTGTAAATAAACAGATTAAAGATGGGGCGACGATTATAAACGCAGCTGCGAATCGTTTGTCGGTTTTAGTTGATGATCTTTTGAACGTTAGTCGTATCGAACAGGGGCGCATGCAAATTGCGCTCAAGCCCATGAATATTTACCAAACTATTAACGAAGTGGTACAGGAATTGAAAGTGCAAGCTGATCAAAAAAAACTGGAGTTGATTTATGCACCGACGCCAATTGATCTGCCATTGGTGGCTGTCGACGGCGATCACTTAAAGCAAGTGCTAATTAATTTAATTGGTAATTCGATTAAATATACAGAAACTGGCAAGGTGGAAGTGCTTATTGAAACAGTAGATAAAAAATTAGCTATTAAAATAAAAGACACCGGACTAGGCATGTCCTCGGAAGCGCGCGCAAAACTATTTCAAAAATTTTACCGCGTCCAAACAGCTAAAACCAAAAATATCACTGGTACCGGTCTCGGTCTTTGGATCACTAAACAGATTGTTGAATTAATGAATGGCAGTATTGAGGTCGAGTCAATTGAAGGTACTGGCTCACAGTTTACGGTTAAGTTTCCCATTTTAGGCTTAGGTCAAGGAAGATGA
- a CDS encoding thrombospondin type 3 repeat-containing protein, which yields MFKKISLLLFSVLFLFGLASFASATTCTSAKVTVIARDQDGEYIPNINFEIYEQVVDVDGNPKPGKKVATGKTSEIIGSGLASFVPAIDTAITTASSTVYALKMWDKNSTLGEFWFYNQIALTCGTEVTVTNVLSGVRLAFYNTAGELLKNIKGSLYTQRFDLENNPIRESQDLLGTFDTSNEGAAYFYLGGKQYDLDNNSSGLYTVEFKSPSGTLYKKFGISLADEKTSYINYVFGEARFNLRDANTNELLPNYKIEIYQQDYDVYNGNKLGTLIKSVAADSRGVVIFESPETIVSVRAKNIKGDYEYFWQKEILDQKRADYDLHITAKNETVKPERTSDSSLIITPIKEIIPQLINESVSESTPEVLKAGKINIAVLDSAGKTVAGKVNVYQLVNISGQSYKKGSKLKTLSLTKATDFEFESGVYLFTITNSWGEYGQAVYIASGESKSIKLRVLSTMAVKVGQIFSVATPKAAAPSSVNGVSSNLLGRILLDVEGNGEAYYVNPDKGQKFYLKDGEVAFKMMRSFGLGISDVDIAKIPVGIDARFNLGDTDGDGLADSLELALGTQPYQKDSDGDGYSDALEVKSGYNPIGVGKLKLDTAMSSKLKGKIVLQVQSKGEAWYINPSDGKRYYMGNGKQAFEIMKYLSLGAKKSVLQAVPDGQL from the coding sequence ATGTTCAAAAAAATATCTCTTTTATTATTCTCAGTTTTGTTTTTATTCGGCTTAGCCAGTTTTGCTTCGGCGACTACTTGTACTAGCGCTAAGGTAACTGTTATTGCCCGCGATCAGGATGGTGAGTATATCCCTAATATTAATTTTGAAATTTATGAGCAAGTAGTGGATGTTGATGGTAATCCCAAGCCTGGCAAGAAGGTAGCAACTGGCAAGACTAGTGAAATTATTGGAAGCGGACTAGCTTCTTTTGTTCCTGCTATAGATACGGCGATAACTACTGCGTCGTCTACTGTTTATGCCCTAAAGATGTGGGACAAAAATTCAACCTTGGGAGAGTTTTGGTTTTATAATCAGATTGCTTTAACTTGTGGCACCGAGGTGACAGTGACTAATGTTTTGAGCGGAGTCAGATTGGCTTTTTATAATACTGCTGGGGAGTTATTAAAAAATATCAAAGGCTCTTTATATACTCAAAGATTTGATTTGGAAAATAATCCAATTAGAGAGAGTCAAGACTTATTGGGTACTTTTGATACTTCCAACGAGGGCGCAGCTTATTTTTATCTGGGTGGCAAGCAATACGACCTTGATAATAATTCAAGTGGTCTGTATACGGTTGAGTTCAAGAGTCCAAGTGGCACGCTGTATAAAAAATTTGGCATTTCTCTAGCTGATGAGAAGACGAGTTATATTAACTATGTTTTTGGCGAGGCGCGGTTTAATTTACGCGATGCGAATACAAACGAATTATTGCCGAATTATAAAATTGAAATTTATCAACAAGATTATGATGTCTATAATGGTAATAAGCTAGGCACACTTATTAAGAGTGTCGCTGCCGACAGTCGCGGGGTGGTTATTTTTGAATCCCCAGAGACAATAGTATCCGTGAGAGCAAAAAATATAAAAGGCGATTATGAATATTTTTGGCAAAAAGAAATTTTGGATCAAAAAAGAGCGGATTATGATCTACACATAACTGCCAAGAATGAAACCGTAAAACCGGAAAGGACTTCTGACTCCTCTCTGATAATTACACCCATCAAGGAGATAATCCCACAATTAATAAATGAGTCAGTTTCAGAATCGACACCTGAAGTGTTAAAAGCTGGTAAAATTAATATTGCGGTTCTGGATAGTGCTGGCAAGACCGTAGCTGGCAAAGTTAATGTTTATCAATTGGTAAACATTAGCGGTCAGAGCTATAAAAAAGGGAGCAAGTTAAAAACACTAAGTTTGACCAAGGCAACTGATTTCGAATTTGAAAGTGGCGTGTATTTATTCACAATCACTAATTCTTGGGGTGAGTATGGTCAAGCTGTTTATATTGCCAGTGGGGAAAGCAAGTCGATAAAATTGAGAGTTTTGTCAACTATGGCGGTCAAGGTTGGTCAAATTTTTTCGGTGGCAACTCCCAAAGCTGCCGCGCCTAGCTCAGTGAATGGCGTCTCAAGCAATCTCTTAGGTAGAATTTTATTGGACGTGGAAGGCAATGGCGAGGCTTATTATGTTAATCCCGACAAGGGGCAAAAGTTTTATCTGAAAGATGGCGAGGTGGCCTTTAAAATGATGCGCAGCTTCGGTCTTGGCATTTCTGATGTTGATATTGCCAAAATCCCTGTTGGCATTGATGCACGCTTTAATCTTGGGGATACCGACGGTGACGGCTTAGCCGACTCCTTAGAATTGGCACTAGGTACACAACCATATCAAAAGGATAGCGACGGCGATGGTTATTCTGATGCCCTTGAAGTTAAATCAGGCTACAATCCGATTGGAGTGGGAAAATTAAAATTAGACACAGCAATGTCTTCGAAATTAAAAGGTAAAATCGTTCTCCAGGTCCAATCAAAAGGTGAAGCTTGGTATATTAATCCAAGCGACGGAAAACGCTATTATATGGGTAACGGCAAACAGGCCTTTGAAATAATGAAATATTTAAGCCTGGGGGCAAAGAAGAGTGTGTTGCAAGCAGTACCGGACGGACAGTTGTAA